Proteins co-encoded in one Carassius gibelio isolate Cgi1373 ecotype wild population from Czech Republic chromosome A15, carGib1.2-hapl.c, whole genome shotgun sequence genomic window:
- the LOC128028542 gene encoding transmembrane protein 106B: protein MGKSLFSLPKQKEEQENLIKSTESPIEDNKHDVSQFPYVEFTGRDSITCPTCQGTGRIPRDLENQLVALIPYSDQRLKPRRTTLYVSLSVVLCLLLSGLAVFFLFPQTIDVSYVGVKSAYVTFDRDRRIIYLNITNTLNITNNNYYSISVANITAQVQFYKTVIGKSVVSNVTTITPLDMRQVDFTVPTIIANEMSYIFDYCTMPSIKVHNIVVMMQMTVTVLYFGHAEQVSLEKYLYVDCGSNTTSSRGHMSVIQ from the exons ATGGGGAAGTCTCTGTTTTCCTTGCCGAAGCAAAAAGAGGAGCAGGAGAATCTGATTAAAAGCACAGAGTCTCCTATTGAGGACAATAAACATGACGTGTCACAGTTTCCATATGTTGAATTCACAGGTAGAGACAGCATCACCTGTCCTACTTGTCAAGGGACGGGGAGGATACCTAGAG ACCTAGAAAACCAACTAGTTGCTCTAATACCATACAGTGACCAGAGGCTGAAGCCAAGACGAAC GACATTGTACGTGTCTTTATCAGTCGTTCTGTGTCTGCTACTTTCTGGCTTGGCTGTATTCTTCCTGTTCCCTCAAACTATTGACGTTTCTTATGTTGGGGTGAAGTCAGCCTACGTCACATTCGACCGAGACCGGCGGATAATTTATCTAAATATCACG AATACCCTGAACATCACCAACAATAATTACTACTCAATTAGCGTTGCCAACATCACAGCACAGGTGCAGTTCTACAAGACTGTTATCGGAAAGTCTGTTGTCAGCAATGTCACCACCATCACCCCCCTGGATATGCGTCAG GTTGATTTCACTGTTCCCACGATCATAGCAAATGAGATGAGCTACATATT TGACTACTGTACCATGCCGTCAATTAAAGTGCATAACATTGTTGTCATGATGCA GATGACTGTAACTGTCTTGTACTTTGGCCACGCTGAGCAGGTGTCTCTGGAGAAGTACCTGTACGTGGACTGTGGCTCAAACACCACATCTTCACGTGGACACATGAGTGTGATACAGTGA
- the LOC128029512 gene encoding ADP-ribosylation factor-like protein 4A, with amino-acid sequence MGNGISEQPNFLSSLPFCNSLHIAILGLDFAGKTTVLYRLQFNEFVNTVPTKGFNAEKVRVPLGDSQTVTFHFWDVGGQEKLRPLWKSYTRGTDGIVFVVDSLDAERMEEAKTELYKIARSSENQGVPVLIIANKQDLRQALSLSQIETMLALKELGPSTPWHLQSTCAIIGDGLKEGLERLHDMILKRRKMLKQQKKKK; translated from the coding sequence ATGGGGAACGGAATTTCAGAGCAGCCCAACTTTCTATCCAGTCTTCCGTTCTGTAATTCTCTTCACATCGCTATTCTGGGTCTGGACTTTGCAGGCAAAACGACGGTCCTGTACCGTCTGCAGTTCAATGAGTTTGTCAACACTGTCCCCACCAAAGGTTTCAATGCAGAGAAAGTCAGAGTACCTCTTGGGGACTCACAAACGGTGACGTTTCACTTTTGGGACGTTGGCGGGCAGGAGAAACTGCGCCCTCTTTGGAAGTCCTATACACGTGGCACAGATGGCATCGTGTTTGTTGTGGACTCTTTGGATGCGGAGAGAATGGAAGAGGCAAAGACGGAGCTTTACAAAATCGCCCGATCCTCTGAAAATCAAGGAGTGCCTGTGTTGATTATTGCTAACAAGCAGGACTTGAGACAGGCTCTGTCACTGTCACAGATAGAGACCATGCTGGCACTCAAAGAACTGGGACCCTCTACGCCGTGGCACCTGCAGTCCACCTGTGCCATCATTGGTGACGGTCTCAAAGAGGGACTCGAAAGACTTCATGACATGATCCTAAAACGAAGAAAGATGCTCaaacagcaaaaaaagaaaaaatag